Genomic DNA from Oryza sativa Japonica Group chromosome 5, ASM3414082v1:
tggtgaaCAGTGGCTCAGATGGCTTATTTGGAAAACTATGCCCCTCTTCTGTTAGCAGTTGAAcccaaataattaatatcactCCTGAAATATTTCTTCTTGATTCAGGGGCATTAGCCTGGACAACTTTACTGGTGAACTTCCTGAAGAACTGGGCAACTTGACCAAACTTGAGCAGTTGTAAATGCCTCACTTATAACTTCCAATTTCTAAGAACTaaatttggaatggagagaTCTAGTGTTCAACTTGATAATTACTGCATGTTTCAATAACAGGTACATTGATAGTTCTGGATTCAGCGGCCCGTTTCCTTCGACGATCTCCAAGCTTAAGAACCTGAAGTACTTGTAAAGTCAATAACAGATCCTCAACTGTTATTTTCATTGTGTTTTCATATGCtaaatgtcaaatattttggtcTGTTTGCAGGAAAGCGTCAGATAATGAATTCACAGGGAAATTACCGGATTACTTGGGGAGCTTGACTGAATTGGAAGATCTGTAAGATTTACTATATTAAATTGGTAAAGCGTTATACAGTGTCTTATTTTAGAGACGGGGAAATTGTCAAGCATAAATTTTCTGTATATGTCCTTTCCATTTGAACTCGGGCAATAGCATTTTTCACCTTTCAGTTGTCACTGAATAGAAATGCAGATATCTGCATACCATTAAATTTGTCTACATGGCATGTTGATACATAGAGCTTGCATTCTCTTATACTAATTTGGACCTTGCAAGTCCCTACTTTATTTTCTGAAAGTATGAACTTGTAGGGCTTTCCAAGGAAATTCTTTTGAAGGGCCAATTCCTGCAAGTTTGTCCAATCTGACCAAACTAACAAACTTGTAAGTACATTGTTTTTTGACATCTTTGGACATTTGATGGCTTAGAAAGTTAGAAGGTCAAGCTTGATAACTGATTTGTGAAATACAATTGAGCAGACGGATTGGTGATATTGTAAATGGGAGTTCTTCACTGGGATTTATCAGTAATCTGACATCTTTGACCAACTTGTATGTGATGCCTTTTTCTATAGAGCATTAGAGCTTACAATATTGTCAAAGTTACAAGTCACCTATATTTGATTTCATTTTTACAGAGTATTAAGGAACTGCAGGATATCGGAAAACCTTGAAACAGTAGATTTTTCGAAGTTTGCAGCGTTAACCATGCTGTATGTTTTCATTATTGGCCATGGTGCCTGCTATAATGCTTTTGGTCATTTCCTGGAATTGATAAGTATTTGTTCAAGTAATGTTTCTTTCCTGTGGCACAGGGACTTGAGTTTTAACAATATTACAGGCCAAGTTCCTCAGTCCATCCTGAATCTAGGAATGCTTCAATTCCTGTAAAAAAATTCTTTATTTAAATGAATTAAATTCATAGAAACACCTGATAAGATTATGTCCATGTTTCATCATTTTGTATTCTGCACAATTCAGGTTTCTTGGGAACAATAGCCTCATAGGAACTTTGCCTGATGTTATAAGCTCTTCTTTAAAAGTGATGTACGTCAATAAGTATCGACATATCATTATAGcacaaaatattttcataatagaATGATATATTCAGTTCAATTGTAATAATACTGGGCTGTTTCCAGAGATTTTTCCTACAATCATCTCACCGGAACCTCTCCTTCTTGGGCTACCCAGAATAATTTGCAATTGTGAGTgtaaaagtttcaaatttttgttTCCAAGTTCAAAAATAGATATTCTAATGTTTTATTTGAACAAGGAATTTGGTGGCAAACAACATTGTTCTTGGTAGCACCAAAAACAGGTACTTATAAAATTTACTTATACTTTCGCCATTTATTAACTGTAATAAAATCTTTTTCATGGCTTTTACTTTTCAATTCAAATTATGCACAGTATACCTTCCGGACTAAACTGCCTCCAACAAGACACTCCTTGTTTCCGTGGATCTCCCAAATGTATATTTGCCACTCCTGTTATCTGTAGTAGTTAACAGAATGAAAGGATTTCGGATAATGGTTATAGTTTTGCACAGATGCTATGATTTTGAATACTGGCTATAATTTTGCACATCTTAATTCCAGATTATTCGTTTGCGGTTGACTGCGGCAGTGATATATCTACTAGGGGCTCAGATAATACCATATATGAAGCAGATGCTACAAACCTTGGGGATGCATCATATTATGTTACTGATCAAATAAGATGGGGTGTCAGCAATGTTGGATACTTTTACCAAGCCACGGATAGAATGGACATAATATATAGCTCTGAGCATTTTCAGACTGCAGTCGACTCAAAATTGTTCGAGACTGCAAGGATGTCACCATCTTCACTGAGATATTATGGGCTTGGACTTGAGAATGGAAATTACACTGTTATGCTTCAATTCGCAGAGTTTGCTTTTCCAGACACGCAAACTTGGCTAAGCTTAGGAAGGAGAATTTTTGACATATATGTCCAGGTACAGATTGAGTGCATTGTATAGCAATTGGTTTACCAAGTCTTTTATTCTATATCTGAAAATATTACTAACATTTGCATAGGGTGCTCTGAAAGAAAAGAATTTCGATATAAGGAAGACAGCTGGTGGAAAATCTTTTACCGCAATTAACAGGACTTACACGGCAACCGTGTTAAAAAACTTCCTCGAGATCCATCTCTTCTGGGCTGGCAAGGGCACTTCTGGCATACCTACCCAAGGTTACTACGGACCGATGATCTCAGCATTAAGCGTCACTCCAAGTAAGCAAACCTGTTATATTAACTTCAATGTAGGCTACATTGGCTCTAGTAAGTAAAAACATTTATTTTCAGATTTTACTCCAACTGTGCGAAATGGTGTACCAAAAAAGGGAAGCAAAGCAGGTGAAATTGCTGGAATATTGACTGGCGCTTCAGTTTTAGGATTAGCAGGCTTATTTGGAATATTTATGTGGATAAAGAAGCGAAGAACAATGGCAAAGCAGAAAGAAGGTATCCTTTTTAGTACAGTTATTCAGACAACataattttcaaattatttgTTCTTTACCATCTGCTGGAATGAAAAATACAGAACTGTACAACCTGGTCGGACGACCTGATGTCTTCAGTAACTCTGAACTCAAGCTAGCCACAGACAATTTTAATTCTCAAAACATTATCGGGGAAGGCGGATACGGGCCAGTGTATAAGGTTGTCTATTTCCCTCAATTGTCTGATTTGGTATTAAGTGCAACTTTCTTCTCCACGTTCAAAATATACATGTAACTTTAGACGGTTCTTCATTCAACAGGGTAAGCTACCCGATGGAAGAGTTATAGCTGTGAAACAACTTTCTGAATCATCTCATCAAGGCAAAAGCCAATTTGTTACGGAGGTTGCAACAATTTCTGCTGTGCAACACCGGAATCTTGTGAAACTGCATGGATGTTGCATTGACAGCAACACACCATTGTTGGTTTATGAGTACCTTGAAAATGGAAGCCTGGATCAAGCAATCTTTGGTGAGTTTCACTTCTGCAAATTGCCAGCACATATGAATATACTTGATTTCTCTAATAAAACTCCCTTGTTTCATGAATACTTGATAATTTTCTTCTGTGTTTTTGCATCATTTGTATTGTCGAGGCTTTATAGAGTTATTTCGACTTGTGTAGGACATAGTAGCTTAAATCTAGACTGGGCAATGCGCTTCGAGATCATTTTAGGCATTGCAAGAGGCCTAAGTTATCTTCATGAGGAGTCGAGTGTATGCATCGTGCATAGGGACATCAAAGCCAGCAACATACTACTTGACACTGATCTGATCCCAAAGATCTCTGACTTTGGACTCGCCAAGCTCTATGATGAGAAGCAAACTCATGTGAGCACGGGAATTGCAGGCACATTGTAAGAACATAACACCATTTCTCTTCTTCTAGCTGTAACTTTTGACATGAAAGCTACTTTTAACTTGTTTTACCTTTGACAAGTGGCTATCTGGCTCCTGAGTATGCAATGAGAGGTCATTTGACACAAAAGGCTGATGTTTTTGCATTTGGGGTGGTTATGTTGGAGACAGTTGCTGGTCGATCAAACACTAATAACTCTCTCGAAGAAAGCAAGATCAATCTCCTTGAATGGGTAATAAGCTGATCAATAATATTTTCATCCAAGAAAACATTGGTTTAATTTGTTTATATTCAGGGAGTACTATTGATGTGAACTTATCGGGGATACTTTAGTATTTTCATGGGGTCTGTTTGTTTGTTAATAGTTTAAAATTAGAGATAAGAATAGTTAATTTCCTTATTGTCGAGTTACCCCTTATGGATATATTCCATGTATTAGGGATAGATCAATTGAATCAACTAGCTAGACATACCTACAAAAGGGTATAGCATGCATCAATTAGCAAGCAAGCAATCAATATGAACTAATCTAGTCTCATTTCATCCTAGATCAAGCCAACACTTGCCCATCTATCCTTTTTTGTGTTTGCCCTCCATGAACCCCCTAAGCGATAAAAAAAGTTAATTTCTTTGTATTATCTCTTGTGTACTAAACCTATGGTCATCTATAGGCCTGGGACCAGTATGAAAAGGAGCAAGCTCTCAGAATCCTTGACCCAAATCTCAAGGGATTCAACAAGGATGAAGCTTTTAGAGTCATCCGTGTTGCGCTGCACTGCACGCAGGGCTCACCACATCAGCGACCACCAATGTCGAAGGTCGTGGCAATGCTCACCGGAGAAGTTGAGGTACCTAAGGTGGTCACAAAGCCAAGCTACATCACTGAGTGGCAAATGATGGACGGTAATAGAAGCTATGTCACCAGCAGCTACTCAGGGTCTACCACCCATGAGTTCGGCAGGCAGAACGAGATCGAACCTCTGCAGCAATCACCACCTATAATCAAAGCGGGAAGgtgaatgcaaagttgaattgTGCAGATGGTCGATTTTGGGTTGATGTGACAATATTGAATACTGCTCGTTCTTACTTACATATATAGTTGCATGCTGATGTTAGTGGTATTTGGATATTTATAGATATTTCAGGAACAAAGCTGTAATAAGTTTAAACTGTAATAAGGGGCGACCCAATAGTGTCATAAGAAACAAAACTTCATGGAATAAATGGTTGACACATGAGGCAATGAGGTGGACAATTAGCATCAGTACAGAaccttccatctgtgacggcctcTAACATACTTGAAATTAGCGGCCGTCACATGAAAGTCATCTTAATCGGGCCTTTTTTCGGCCCTATTGAGATAACttaggcccgtcacggatgacacatatcagtgacgggctgtagtttagacccgattgagataacattccacaTCTCAATCTGGCCTcaagttggcgcccgtcacagatgatggtcatatctacgttatagtttataaaaccagatgagagatatgtgaattttgtgaacaatgttattatcactttatcggatgaagaaataaccaaaataaaagttatagatcttgatgagttatacaactttgttgttgatgacattttcaattgaaatcatttagtatttgaaattgttgtttgaagttgtcatattttcaaattcaaattcaaactgttcaataAATGTTACatagagaaatgaccaaaataaaagttgtaaatcttgataagttatacaactgtgttgttgatgacttttccatttgaaatcatttggtatttgaaaatattgtttgaagttgtcatattttcaaattcaaattcaaactgttcaaaaaatgtcatatagaaaaatgatcaaaataaaagttatagatcttgatgagttatacaactttgttgttgacaatttttctatttgaaatcatttagtacccgaaaaaatatttgaatttcttatattttaaaatccaaattttatatagttcaatcaaacccggatggagaaatgaccaaaataaaattggtagatctcaatgagttctacaactttgtttttgacagttttttcatatgagttaatttagtatcataaaattcaattcaaaatttatttttacctagaagtctgatttgcctcctCATCATGTTAATActtgctaaatatatatttgatccaattaactcggttttgctggtgaaatatgtgaatggatgtgaaatatgtgatcaaaatagatgttatgtgaatgtggttgtgttaaatatattgatggttgtgtatgtgaatgaatgtaCAACTACTTCTCCGAAAGTCGATTCCAAAGAACTatgaggttaagcgtgcttagggtggagcaatttcgggatgggtgaccaACCCGGAAAGAATTTCCAGGTGTAGAAAAGACCGGCCCACGGGCGTTCCAGGTGTAGAAAAGACCGGCCCACGGGCGTgcctagcaaaggcctgaggctaaccaaaaaacaattttttttgattATACTCATCCGTAACGGGCTATAAtttagacccgattgagatgagagtcatccgtgacgggctatagtttaggcccaattgagataagagtcatctgtgacgggctatagtttaggcccgttagagatgagagtaatccgtgacgggctttattgttggcccgattgagatgtgtgtcatccgtgacggccggatgcccgattgagatattttctcaCATCAGTAACCTTTGCTCAGTGACGGGGGTGCTACCCGATAGAGATGAGGCTTTAGGCCCGTTACAGATGACCGGACCTGTTCTAGTGTAGACTCCATTTGACATGTGGCCAACAACTTGTACATATTTTCATGGTTGGCAAATTGATTTGTTTTAATGTATGTTGCAAACATATATTAAAGTTGGGGAATCATTAAAGTTGGATCTTGTTTTACTTAAACTGTAATTTGATCAGTAAAACAAAGTACAACGATCATAAGTTATAATTTCCATCTCAACTTAAAAAGTAAGCACCGGATGCATCACAACATCCACACTGAAACAGACCTTAAAGGTTATTTGGACATCAATTCAACAATGACAAAACTATTATTCACTTGAATTACGTATTGTAGGCAGGTTCCACAACTGCATGTTAACATTCGTACTGGTATCTAAGACACCGACTTGGTAAAGCGTTTCTATTGGAGGCAGGCTGGTAACAATGAAGGCTTGAGGGAGAGGTGAAGCCATGATCACATTGCAAAGCCTAATAGATGTGATGAAGACCCACTTGGGTGGCGAAACTCGTTAAGATGACAAAGGTCATGAAGAAAACAAGAGGTCACCAGGAAGGGTGAGAACCACCTGGTGGCCAGCCCATCAATTGGCCTTCGGACCATGGACCGTGTATATGGCAGCGCAAGTACTGATAAGGCCCGCTAAAAACCAAACAAGTCTTAAAAATACTTTAGTACCTTTGTAGTTGTCCTTATCAAGGGATAAACATGTAAAAGCATGTGTGAAAATTAATCCTATAGAGTTATAAATAGACCACCAACGAGGCATTGCAAGTCATAGTTTTTAAGAATCAAAATTGTATTCTTTGCTAACACTTGAAAACCACCGTTGGCTTATGTTACAATAGTTTCTTTGgcaaaaacattaaaaaaaacatgaacagtacatgCAAGCATCAGTTCAGATCtaccaggggcggatccaggaacaaaaaattggggggggggggggggctcagTTACACAGTTTCTTCAATCTCCAGCCATTTAGGGACATTTAGTTTATTattcatggtgaaaaaattGAATGGGGTGCTCCGGGGGTATCCATGGATCTTGTGGGTATTGGATCCACCCCTGGATCCACGTTCATAGAGTACATTGGAAGCAGAACATGAACAACACAATACAATCATCCATAGTAGTAGGAGTCACTGTCGTCACAACATGAAGCAGCAGGACGTTCGCACCGCTCCCCTGCTAGTTGTCGTTTGCAGCCCACGTCATGGCCTTCGTCACCTTCGTCGAACCACAACCGCTGCTCACATGCACTGTCGCTGCCGGATTCTGCGCA
This window encodes:
- the LOC4338230 gene encoding probable LRR receptor-like serine/threonine-protein kinase At1g56130 isoform X2 — its product is MRRGSSSSSGFGGHLLWLVLVLWSWRIAAAQAQQAPKTDPIEVSALNTIMGRWGLTAPSEWNISGEPCSGVASDNSDWDNYPKDPAIKCDCSSNDNTICHIIKLRVRKLNVVGRIPAELQNLTFLQDLNLNQNYLTGAIPSFIGKFASMKYLGLGFNPLSGQLPKELGNLTNLLSLGISLDNFTGELPEELGNLTKLEQLYIDSSGFSGPFPSTISKLKNLKKASDNEFTGKLPDYLGSLTELEDLAFQGNSFEGPIPASLSNLTKLTNLRIGDIVNGSSSLGFISNLTSLTNLVLRNCRISENLETVDFSKFAALTMLDLSFNNITGQVPQSILNLGMLQFLFLGNNSLIGTLPDVISSSLKVIDFSYNHLTGTSPSWATQNNLQLNLVANNIVLGSTKNSIPSGLNCLQQDTPCFRGSPKYYSFAVDCGSDISTRGSDNTIYEADATNLGDASYYVTDQIRWGVSNVGYFYQATDRMDIIYSSEHFQTAVDSKLFETARMSPSSLRYYGLGLENGNYTVMLQFAEFAFPDTQTWLSLGRRIFDIYVQGALKEKNFDIRKTAGGKSFTAINRTYTATVLKNFLEIHLFWAGKGTSGIPTQGYYGPMISALSVTPNFTPTVRNGVPKKGSKAGEIAGILTGASVLGLAGLFGIFMWIKKRRTMAKQKEELYNLVGRPDVFSNSELKLATDNFNSQNIIGEGGYGPVYKGKLPDGRVIAVKQLSESSHQGKSQFVTEVATISAVQHRNLVKLHGCCIDSNTPLLVYEYLENGSLDQAIFGHSSLNLDWAMRFEIILGIARGLSYLHEESSVCIVHRDIKASNILLDTDLIPKISDFGLAKLYDEKQTHVSTGIAGTFGYLAPEYAMRGHLTQKADVFAFGVVMLETVAGRSNTNNSLEESKINLLEWAWDQYEKEQALRILDPNLKGFNKDEAFRVIRVALHCTQGSPHQRPPMSKVVAMLTGEVEVPKVVTKPSYITEWQMMDGNRSYVTSSYSGSTTHEFGRQNEIEPLQQSPPIIKAGR
- the LOC4338230 gene encoding probable LRR receptor-like serine/threonine-protein kinase At1g56130 isoform X1, translated to MRRGSSSSSGFGGHLLWLVLVLWSWRIAAAQAQQAPKTDPIEVSALNTIMGRWGLTAPSEWNISGEPCSGVASDNSDWDNYPKDPAIKCDCSSNDNTICHIIKLRVRKLNVVGRIPAELQNLTFLQDLNLNQNYLTGAIPSFIGKFASMKYLGLGFNPLSGQLPKELGNLTNLLSLGISLDNFTGELPEELGNLTKLEQLYIDSSGFSGPFPSTISKLKNLKYLKASDNEFTGKLPDYLGSLTELEDLAFQGNSFEGPIPASLSNLTKLTNLRIGDIVNGSSSLGFISNLTSLTNLVLRNCRISENLETVDFSKFAALTMLDLSFNNITGQVPQSILNLGMLQFLFLGNNSLIGTLPDVISSSLKVIDFSYNHLTGTSPSWATQNNLQLNLVANNIVLGSTKNSIPSGLNCLQQDTPCFRGSPKYYSFAVDCGSDISTRGSDNTIYEADATNLGDASYYVTDQIRWGVSNVGYFYQATDRMDIIYSSEHFQTAVDSKLFETARMSPSSLRYYGLGLENGNYTVMLQFAEFAFPDTQTWLSLGRRIFDIYVQGALKEKNFDIRKTAGGKSFTAINRTYTATVLKNFLEIHLFWAGKGTSGIPTQGYYGPMISALSVTPNFTPTVRNGVPKKGSKAGEIAGILTGASVLGLAGLFGIFMWIKKRRTMAKQKEELYNLVGRPDVFSNSELKLATDNFNSQNIIGEGGYGPVYKGKLPDGRVIAVKQLSESSHQGKSQFVTEVATISAVQHRNLVKLHGCCIDSNTPLLVYEYLENGSLDQAIFGHSSLNLDWAMRFEIILGIARGLSYLHEESSVCIVHRDIKASNILLDTDLIPKISDFGLAKLYDEKQTHVSTGIAGTFGYLAPEYAMRGHLTQKADVFAFGVVMLETVAGRSNTNNSLEESKINLLEWAWDQYEKEQALRILDPNLKGFNKDEAFRVIRVALHCTQGSPHQRPPMSKVVAMLTGEVEVPKVVTKPSYITEWQMMDGNRSYVTSSYSGSTTHEFGRQNEIEPLQQSPPIIKAGR
- the LOC4338230 gene encoding probable LRR receptor-like serine/threonine-protein kinase At1g56130 isoform X3, producing MRRGSSSSSGFGGHLLWLVLVLWSWRIAAAQAQQAPKTDPIEVSALNTIMGRWGLTAPSEWNISGEPCSGVASDNSDWDNYPKDPAIKCDCSSNDNTICHIIKLRVRKLNVVGRIPAELQNLTFLQDLNLNQNYLTGAIPSFIGKFASMKYLGLGFNPLSGQLPKELGNLTNLLSLGISLDNFTGELPEELGNLTKLEQLYIDSSGFSGPFPSTISKLKNLKYLKASDNEFTGKLPDYLGSLTELEDLAFQGNSFEGPIPASLSNLTKLTNLRIGDIVNGSSSLGFISNLTSLTNLVLRNCRISENLETVDFSKFAALTMLDLSFNNITGQVPQSILNLGMLQFLFLGNNSLIGTLPDVISSSLKVIDFSYNHLTGTSPSWATQNNLQLNLVANNIVLGSTKNSIPSGLNCLQQDTPCFRGSPKYYSFAVDCGSDISTRGSDNTIYEADATNLGDASYYVTDQIRWGVSNVGYFYQATDRMDIIYSSEHFQTAVDSKLFETARMSPSSLRYYGLGLENGNYTVMLQFAEFAFPDTQTWLSLGRRIFDIYVQGALKEKNFDIRKTAGGKSFTAINRTYTATVLKNFLEIHLFWAGKGTSGIPTQGYYGPMISALSVTPNFTPTVRNGVPKKGSKAGEIAGILTGASVLGLAGLFGIFMWIKKRRTMAKQKEELYNLVGRPDVFSNSELKLATDNFNSQNIIGEGGYGPVYKGKLPDGRVIAVKQLSESSHQGKSQFVTEVATISAVQHRNLVKLHGCCIDSNTPLLVYEYLENGSLDQAIFGHSSLNLDWAMRFEIILGIARGLSYLHEESSVCIVHRDIKASNILLDTDLIPKISDFGLAKLYDEKQTHVSTGIAGTFCWSIKH